The DNA region CCCGGAAGCGTGGCACTACCGCAACGCCGCGCAGTACCTCGTCACCCCCCAGGGCCTCGCGTACCGTGAACGCCGCGGGAACGACCCCCTGGTCGTCGGACAGGACCCGCTGGTCATGCCGGCCATCCAGGCCGTGGTGGACCGCCTGGACCCCGCCCTGCTGGACCCCGCCACCGAGATCGCCTTCCGCGCCAGCCGCCTGACCGGCGAGGTCGTCGCCGCGATCATCGGCAGCGGCGAACCCCGCGCGTACCTGCGCGCCAGCGACCACCTGATGGACGCCGGCGTGGTCGGCGTGTCCCTGGCCCAGCCGGCCGGGCGGCGCTTCAGCGCCGGCGTGCAGCTGATCGCCGGGGAACGCGACATCCTCGAACAGTTCGGCGACGTGCAACTGCGCGTCTCGGCCACCGGCTTCGCGCAGGTCAACCCCCAGGCGGCCGGGCTGGCCTACACGCACGCCGCCCGCCTCGCCGGGAAAGGCGACCACGCCGTGGACCTGTACGGCGGCTCCGGCGCCATCGCCCGGCACCTCGCGCGGAACTTCCGCCGCGTCACCGTGCTGGACTCCGCGCAGGAAGCCCTGGCCCGCGGCCGGCAGGACGTGGAAAAAGCCGGCGAGTCGAACGTCACCTACCGCCACGGGGACGCCGCGAACTTCAGCGAACTCGGCACCGACGTGATCGTCGTCGACCCCCCCCGCGCCGGGCTGGACGAGGAAGCCCGAGACCAGATTCACGCCAGCACCGCCGACCGCCTCGTGTACGTCTCCTGCGACCCCGCCACCTGGGCCCGCGATGTCGGCGACCTCGTGCGGCGCGGCTGGAAACTCGGCGAGGTCACCCCGCACGACTTCTACCCGCAGACCAGCCACGTGGAGATCGTCAGCGTCCTGAACCGCTGAGCCCAGGAACGCGGGCGGAGGTCACGCCGTACCGGGAAGTATGCGACCCCCGCCTGGAGCCGACGTCTTCCCCTCTTTCTCCCCGCGTTTCCGGACAAAGCTCTCCCGGCGCTGGCGGACCGGCGCCCTCCTGGGCGGTCTGGCGGTGACCGGCCTGCTGAGCGGGTGCACGTCGGCAGAACAGGTAAAGAAGGACCGGCAGGCGCAGACGCAGCGCATTCAGGCCACCCGTTACCGGCAGCTGTGTGTGGCGGCCATCGAGCGTTACCGCGTGGCGGATGGCCGCTCCGGTCAGGACCTCTCCCCGCTGAACGACCAAGGGTGTAGCTCCCCGCTGCTCGCTCCTTTCGGCGCGGTGCAGGAGCGGGCGGCCACGGTGCAGGACAGCCGCATTTCCATCGATCCGGAGCGCCTGAGCGACTACACGGTCCGCATCACGGGGCTGGACGGGCAGGCGTACGTGTACCGCGACGACGGGAAACGCGCTGCGGCTTTGCAGGAGGCGGCTGAGTCTCTGCCGCTCGATGAACCGGTGGACGCCGGCGGCGGCCAGCGGCCCGAAGCAGAGTGAAGTCCTGACCCATTATCCAAAGCGCCCTGGATCCCGGTTCAGGGCGCTTTCGGGTTCACGCTCCAGGCCGCGGCAATGGCGGCGTATCCATCAGGGTCAAGGGCCTTCAACGCAGCCGGGGTGTTGGGCGGCGCCTTGTCCTTGGTCAGGCCGAAATAGATCTCGCTGAGGGTCGCGAAGTATTCGCGCGGGTTGCGGTCGGCGTAATGATCGCTGGTCAGGTCGTCGCGGTACAGGCG from Deinococcus ficus includes:
- a CDS encoding class I SAM-dependent RNA methyltransferase; the protein is MSDAPLTLEIEKLVAGGLGLARDESGVILVRGALPGERVTVRVRTGRGVRQGEVIEILRRSPDRVDPPHGTALPTADLAHATYEAQLAFKKAFVEEALTRIAKVRHGVNDTVPSPEAWHYRNAAQYLVTPQGLAYRERRGNDPLVVGQDPLVMPAIQAVVDRLDPALLDPATEIAFRASRLTGEVVAAIIGSGEPRAYLRASDHLMDAGVVGVSLAQPAGRRFSAGVQLIAGERDILEQFGDVQLRVSATGFAQVNPQAAGLAYTHAARLAGKGDHAVDLYGGSGAIARHLARNFRRVTVLDSAQEALARGRQDVEKAGESNVTYRHGDAANFSELGTDVIVVDPPRAGLDEEARDQIHASTADRLVYVSCDPATWARDVGDLVRRGWKLGEVTPHDFYPQTSHVEIVSVLNR